In Phaseolus vulgaris cultivar G19833 chromosome 7, P. vulgaris v2.0, whole genome shotgun sequence, the genomic stretch TAGATGTTATTAGACATGAAAACAAACCACAAAGAGAACTGAATTCAGAATTTCTGaagaaagatatttttaataGTTCACATATACTATATTTACATATTATTCATTTCACCCATGATATAATAAAGCTTCAAAGAGTCCTATTATCCatgatgaaaagaaaaaaaaaatgaccaATGTTGACAATGACGGTGTTGATTAAGCTAAAATTTTCACTCTTCAATTTTCAACCACCAAATCAAATTTTCTGAGTACAATTGAAAAATCAAGCTTTTGAATAGTAATTATACTCTATATTATGACATttaattaaaaccttttttcctATTATAACATTGTAGATGTATAATTTATGTTCCACTTATTTTATTCGTTCACATCTCTTCATTATTAAGTCTGTATACTTTTCTCAATATCAATTTCAAACAAGGCAATATCATATTATCCTTATACATTTAAAAGTATATGATGACAAGCAATATCTTGTATAATTTGTTCTGTGTTATTCATGCTTTTCGGTTCCAATTATAATGACATTATTTTACATCGTAATTCAACTAAAAAAATTTCGCTTTTCAATTATGAAATATGTATTGCAAACCAATCtgtactaattattttttgctcGAACACAACTTCCATCAACATTACTAATGAACGAACTTTGCATAGATGCACttgaaaatgaaattgaatATTGCATATGTTAATAACTTTACTTGTAATGATATATTTACAATTcaatttttatacaatttttaatattattattttaatatttttcatatcatttaaaaataaatttattctttattatatatatttatttctaaatccTTCTCATCAAATAAAAGATTATCAAAGATCATTTTCCTAACTCTTTTTTAACTTTCTGTAATGTATGCATACTCTTACTTAAATGCTAAATATCTGTTATTACTGAATTGTTtccaatatatatattaatcaatCATACTAAATAGATTTCTTgaaaaattagaaacttattAATGaggaataatttattaattttaaaaaaatattcataaacaGAAATGGCATTCTATTTTTTACTGTTTGGGGCAATGCGAACCTTAACTGCGATCATCGGTGACGAAAACCTTGACGCCTCTGTTCCTCAAAGCGTTAACCACGGTCCACACCTTATCTCCGTTGTCCACACTCTTCTTCTTGATCTCCCTCTCAACGCTAAAGTGGACCCCACCTCCCACTGCAACCTCCGGCGCCTCCGATCTCAGCCGCATCGCCAACACCTCCCCGACGGACGCCGCCGCCCTCGCGTCACACCCCTTCCCCCACTCGAACGCACTTCTCAGCGCGTGCTCCACAGTCGACGCACTCGCCACCTCCCTCCCGTTGTTTCCTTCCACCACCATCGCCGTCATGTGCTTTGCCGACACCCAAACCCTTAGCACATACCTCATCACCGTCACCATCCCAACGCTTTGGGCTCCCAAATATAACTTGGGCCTTTCTCACCCGGCCCAATACAAAATCTAGAAACTCTGTTTTTAACCCCACACGAATGTGGCAATAAGGCAATACTAATGGGAGCAATGGCACCAGCTACTATTACGCTTTTTCCGCCACGATTCACGCTCATCGCGTATCCTAGAAACAACGCTTCTAGAATCTTCAATTTCCGTTCTCCTCTCAGGCATTCTATCTCCGCGATGACCACACCTCAAGGACCCTCTTCTACCAAAACGGTGCGTCGAGACGAACTCAATCTTACGTATTGTTCTTTACTATCTGTGGTGCGATTGTGATTTAGATTGGGTGCAGGAGAGAGTGGTGATAAAGGGGAGGGTTCAGGGAGTGTTTTACCGGAACTGGACGATTGAGAATGCCACGCAGTTAGGGTTGAAGGGGTGGGTGCGCAACCGGAAGGACGGCTCTGTGGAGGCTCTCTTCTCCGGGAGTCTTGATGCGGTGCAAGAAATGGAACAGAGGTGTCGACGTGGCCCTCCCGATGCGCTTGTCACGGGGTTTCAGGTTTTTCCCTCCGATGATGACCCTGGTACCGGATTTCACCGCAAAGCAACGGTTTGATCTTCGATCATTCGAATCAATTCGGTAATTTCCCTCCTGCCACCGACCTAGAGGTAGTGAATCTCTGTGCACCTATCTTGTTTTACGCTGTGGTGGTGTATAGATTGTGTATGGAGAAGAATAAGTAAATTTAGGTTTTAGTCTCGTGGTAATTGCTCGCAGGATGCAATTTTAGTATTCAGGCTCTAATTTAGTAACTCTCTGTAGTTTCCTTCCAATGATTAAGTTAATAATCGTAATTATGGGCTTGGTTAATGCATTAGTTCCTTAAGTTGCAGGTGTGAAGGTACTATACTTTGAGCTTGTTTCATTGTAGGATACGAAAATAGAAAGAAAGTTAATAAACTTCTCGACAAGTATTTATAGAAGAatgaatgaaatattttttttaagttaaaattagtttatcttTAGAAATGTGTCatgttaatataatatcttTCAACGGAGATATAAAGAATTGGCTAGGTATTTTCCAGTGTGGTTGGTGGCATGTTGTATAGTTTTGTTTATCATTCCATTCATATGGTTTCATTAGCTTGTGTGCTTTTCTCAAATTTCGTTCAAAAGGTAGACATTATGGGACATAAAAAGGTAGGAGAGTGATGATGTTTTGTTCCCTTTGAACTCCTAAACTGGCTGTAAGTTTGCGTTATTATGTGTGGTCTCTGAGGGCTGTAAACCAAATGGGTAGTTTAGTATGGTCATCGGCATTTAACTGTCTGATGTGGATAAGTTTTTAATTTACATTAAGATGCTATACTAATTAATTAGTCCTAATGTTTTGAAACCAAACTTCTATTTATATGAGCATCTCTAATACTTATTTGAAGAAAATTTCATTGAAATAGCAccattctttttatttttccatgGTAGCACATTCTACACATTATTTACATAGGTAAACTTTCTTGTGCaagtttgaatttttgaatttgcGCAATGGTTCTCGTTGAGGGAAGAAAGTGTTGGAATTCTGTCTTGAAAACATGTTGGATTTTGGCTTTCGAGAACCGAATTTTGACGTTgctttcttaatattttaagaattgttttaaaaggggaaagaaaaaaatttaaaaataaaaataacttcaataattataaattcatagacgtaataattattttaaaaaaatatttatatagaggaataattaatcaaaaaataattatttaaataagtatGTGAATAATGATAAATAACATTCTTCccttttgttattattataatttttttaataattatgtgtACGGTGATAATTTTGTAAATGAcaaaaaattttattaaaaataaaatctctataattatttattaaacttgaaatgttaattgttattaacgTTTGAGTGTGATTATAAgttgttttaataaatatgcaagaaatcaatatttagaaaacattcttaataattttatatgtgagaaatcgatataaatgacttttatatggacatcaatttcaataaaaaaacataatgttAAACATCGTAATGTGAAAAAaatggatttgatttgttttcttattaatttttgtcaatataataattttcaaattaactttttattattatgttttatatttaacgAATATTGTATTTGATAATTCAATTGTTCTTTTTGGAATCGATATCCGTTCTTAGGGACAATGGTCTAAGATTGATATACACTTATAATGACAAATTATGTGCACTTATAgtaaaaaatcatcaaatttttgagtttttttataaataaaataaataaaatgagtaTTTCATGCTTCAaagtcttaaaaaaaaaatttcaaagcaTATCTACcgacattataaaaaaaatcctatatcacctagaataatataaatattacaatAAGGACTTATAAGAATTGTGATAAAAACGTAAATTGGTTAGTGAAATTGGGACAATAAACTTTATCTTAATAAAGAAACTTGAATGATTGGACTATTCATCCTATAAAAAGTTTCCAAAAAAGGTATGCTCTGGcatatttaaaatcatttttttaccaTTGACAGATCCATCAATGACATACAAAGATGTCATCCCCCACCTATTAGTCATTGTCTGCATACTCTTTACTTCTCACAATTACTAAacttttctctttgcccttccTGTTGATATGATGATGAAACTGCTTTGCAATATGACTTCCTTCACTACTTTGTGGCTACAGCCCAATGTTATTAAAAACGGACTCCAACTCTAAAAATTTCTGTTGTTGACATTGTAGAAGTCATGCGTTATAATTGGTCCAAACAGTCATATCCCtcttaaaattaacattgttTAAGTTATTGATTAACACTTCTGGTGCTTTCTCCCACTCAAATCTACTTCTTCTCCACTCTAAGTCTCATGTCCATCCTCTTTCATTTCATCTCACAACTTTCCCCACTCACTTTTCATGATCATTCGAAATAGAATATAGTATGAAAAACACACCTTGAGTTAATTGTTTTAGTTAAAgtcttaaaaaatacatttttaaaaaatattatttttaacaagCAATTTATTCATATCCATAATTTTTTAGAGTTTATTCATTTGGGTAAAGTTCTGGAGAAATGTAAATATTTCAAGAATGTTAAAAGTTCCCAAAAGCAAATGGTTCTCCTACTACACTACTAAGATAAGTCTTGTGAACCTTAACCTTTAGTCTAGATAAGTTCAAAATTAAACATACATATATACACATCAGTGTTGTCTCTTCTACTACTGAAACTCTAAATTAATTTCAGTTTCCCATCTATTAAGCTAATTCAACCCCTAagccaaaaagaaaaataattcaagaGTACTTGCTACAGCTTTGTGAATTTGTATAAAAGACTTtgtatttgttttgatttgtttcaatagcaacaaattaaattaattactccATTAAAGACAAGTTTATCTATATGGTGGACTGCTTGTGCCTGATTAAGTCAGTGTTATATTCTTTAACCTTATTCTATTTGTTGTTATATAAAAATGTCAGTCATGGTGGCCAAGTAGTTAGAGAGATTACAGAGGAACTTCTTATGGGGATGAGGCTCAGAAGGAAGGAAGGTAGTGTGGGTTTCGTGGAAAAAAGTTTGTGAATCAAAGGAGATGGGAGGGCTAGGAATGTTAGAGATAAGTAAGTTCAATGTTTCTCTTTTAGGAAAGTGGATATGATGGTTGGGCACCGACAAAAAAGGTTTGTGGATAAAGGTGTTGGAATCAAAGTACGGAGGTTGGAGAAACCTAAGGACTTAAAGGATTAGTAGGTCAAACTCCTTgtggtggagagatttgaaGGAAATCTGGAGGTTTGAGGGTTGGAAAAGAAATTTTGAGGATAACTTTTTTAGGGAGGTCGAGAATGGGAGAGAGATAATTTTGTGGGAGGATAAATGGCTGGGTAATGAGATTCTAAAAGATAAGTTTCCGAgactttttttctatttgttttgGCAAGGAAGACAAGTTGTGGCAAGGAAGAGAGTGGATCAACAATCTTGAGTAGGTATGGAAGATAGGATGAGGAGTCTGTTTGATTGGAAAAAGCATTAGGAGCAAGAACTGATAATACTAATGGGAAGCAAGAATATCAATGTGGAAAATGAGAATATGTgggtgatgactttttacggcaagtgcaccgtgtttgtcaaaagtaataattgtccctaaggacggatatcgatcccacaaggaacaatgaattatcgagtacaatatccgctaaatataacaacagaacaataaaaagagtttgaagtgaTGATGTtgacactgatcaataagaaaacaaacaaagaattagttgcttcaattggaaaaatagggattagttttcatctcttttcactctcatgtattttgattagcatgttaatattaagttcttcgattgaaattgatgcacgtagaaaattcatttatatcgatctctcgcatataaaattcttaagaatgtttcctaaatatcgatatctcgcatacttataaaaacaacttagaaatcaCACTTAGAAGTTaatgacaattaacatttcaagtctatctctagcactcaaatatgctaagtattgatgtttagatctgaaccctaaaaatacctctcggtcaggtttaagattctcaatttgtcacggaaagttaaaagtaaaacaacaataccaacaatcaatcaagaactgaatattaatatataaaatatcacctcaatacataagagtttgagcagattactctcaatcccaaatgatagaattagccacacatacttctagcaccttccattctcccaattgggttacaattcactctatggtgttttcctctcaatctggcacactacaattgagcctctagccctctatttatcctagttttctagggttaggttgcttcctatgtcgcgctaatgggctaaatgataaaacataaaaaaaagctcaatctttctttgcatctttttccattctatgaccttctatctttatctttttagctcaaatcattcatcttaaatccaaatctccaatcttccttagaattatgcaattaacaccaaatttgggaataaaatactcttattcaaataaaaatcataacaaatataaaaaggtataaattcataaattagggattattttatatgtaaattagcaataaatcctcataagtgcctatattttaatatgaaatattactgaaattagacacttatcagtgGGTGTGGAAAGAAATACGACAAAGTTTACAGTCAAATTTGTGTATAATATTCTAAAAGGTGTAGAACAGAGGGAAGGAGTCACTATGTATGAAGGGTTTTGGAGGATTAAGGCCCAACCATCAGCTCATTTGACAGCATGGCGGGTGCTGGAggataaaatagtatctaaagTAAATCTGGTGAATGGGGGGATAACTTTGGAGAGTAGCATTTGTATATGTGTGGGGAGGGAGCGGAAACAACGTCACATCTTTTTTGTATCTGTAGGGTAGCTTGGTTGGTTTGGTCAAAATGCTATGAGTGGGTGGGTTTGGCATCGACGATTCATCATGAgccaaaaatgcatttctcacAGTTTAGGATGATTGAGGAAAGTGAATCTGTCAATCAAATATGGTTATGTGTGTATAGCATAATAGGAGAACTATGGAAACAAAAGAATAAGAAGATGTTTAGAAATGAAAATGTAGACCATCTTGAAATCTTCACGATGGAACAACTGAATGTTTGGTCATAGGTAACTGTGAAGGTACGATTAACATGTTTTTCTTACTCCGATTGGTGTCTCTGATCAGTTGTCTATATGAGGtctatcaaaattaataaaggTTAGATATGTGAGTGACAAAACAAAGGTAGGGTCGGAAGAGCACGATCTCTTTAGATTGAGGTGATGTAGTCCAGTCCCGAACCCGTCGAATGTCGGTGGACTGCTCGAGCTGCTCCCGTGACGAAAGCAGGTCGTTGCGTGCAGGTCAGGGGACGGATTGGGAACGGACCCTTCAAAGTGTTTTGTAACTAGGGTGCGAAGGTAGATGCAATTGTCTTGCAACTCTATGTTGGGTAGTTCGCAGTTCAAGCTTAGTTTTCAAAGGATGTTTTAGGTGTAGTGGTGCTTTTTGAtttcttgtataaggattgaggtATCCCTAAAATACctctattaattattttttttactgataaaaaaaactaattactccagatgattttaaaattcatttgcAAATCAACATCAAAGATTCAATTCATTAACATGCATATAACGCAATTTCTCATAGTACCAAATTAAATCTCAAGGGTATCGACTCAGAGTTACAACTAAAAACCTATATCACAACCTAATGTTGATAGGTTCATAGTAATCTACCAAATTATAAcaagaaaaaaacaattttttttacttaaatgatgtaattttaaaattgtattgacTAAATCAAGTTGTTTCCATTTCaacattttacttttaaaatttgaattccGTTTGAAACATTCACTTTAGCCTAAAAAAATCAAACTCTTAGATTGTAGTAGTTGAACATATACATTATAAGAATAAGGGGACAACAAATTCTAGCTAGGCCCTCCCTCAAAGATAAGAGGATCCCTCAAATAATGGCAAATTACCAATAAATGCAATGCATGGAAACACGTCATCCACTGTATGTAACCTATAGAGTCAAGAAATTCCGCGTTTGCTCTTTAGCATAAATAGACAAACTCTGAATACAACACCAAGTTCTAAAACTTCTAACTCTTTAATTCACTATTTTTCATCAGAAGAAAACAAATCGAGATGCTTAGGTATTTTGTTGGGAGGATAGAAAAGGGTCTTTCACTGCTTGTAGCTAGAAGGCCTGCATTCAGCAACTTCAGTGAAGATGGTGCCCCAACTGAGGCACCATATGATGTTATGGAAGGTTATTTTGCTGTTCTTGCAATGAAGGGTAAGGAAACAAAAAGGTTTATTGTTGGGTTAGATTACTTGTCTGATCCTGCCTTCTTGGGATTGTTGGACCAAGCTCAAGAAGAGTATGGTTTCCGACACCAAGGAGCTCTTGCTCTCCCTTGTCGACCTCAGGAGTTACAGAAGATTCTAGAAGCCCCAAAAGCATAGCCAAAGATAGGAATGAATCGATTGTTATCTTCCATTGTAGAGAACAAGTGTTAGGAACAAAATCTAATTACGAGTTGCTTTCTGTATCTCCAAACATGATCGTGTTCTTTCAATGAAAAAATAACAGAAGAATATATTAAATTACAACTATTTTGGGTGgctttaaaactttttattttgCCAAGTCAATTACTAAGTTGTGAACGAGAAATACCCAAACTCGTTcaagaggaaaaagaaagaacatATAAGGGAAACACAATTACCAAGATTGACGCATCAGTCCAAAACATTTGATTTTATCATCCAAGCTTTCACTTATAGAtggtttaaattaattttccaAGTTAGTATATTACTTTAGggttaaaagacaaaaaaatccAACTGTACATTTTGTCGGAGAGATTATATCCTGTACAGTATTTGTAGAGTAActgtgaagaaaaaaaaatcttatgaaAGTAACTTGAGAACAGAAGTACATATAACTTTGTGGCACCATAGCTTCTGATTCTCTTCTCAGCCAGATTTTGATCTTTGAAGACATGAGTTCATACTTTCatacaaattattattacttGTGAACTTTGCAGTTGAGAAGAATCATATcctatttaaatatgttaagctCAAAATCACAAAAAAAGAAGAACCTGGATTTCAGCTTCATAAGCCTAACATATACCAGCATTTCTGCTGACACACTTCCCCCAATCAGGTGAACCTCTAGCAGCATCAGCATAAAATTTCAACAAATCATGACCTAGTGGAGTAAAAATAACCTGATTCATCCgggttttttttatcattttggGAAGTTGGTACTTTTTCCAATTGAGGAAAATTTAAACAAATGAATATAGGGGGCAATTCTGTACCCTTACAAAGCCAAACGCCAGACCACTAGTACTGTACATAGTCCCCACCCTAATATTCGTAGTCTTTCTTCTTTTATGATTTCTGATGCTGCTTCCTTCTCTAATATATCAGTAATAATTTAGCTCTTCCTCTAGAATTAGCGATTGATCACCACCACCCTACACACCTTCACTATATGCATACCATCTTCTACAAacatttcattttcttttgaaacaGTGCTAAACTTTCCTAGCTTATAGTCATAGTAGAATTTCAAAATTTCTCAACCAAAAGATTCAATTTTTTCCCCTTCTAATTACACAGttcattctttattttattcatttatat encodes the following:
- the LOC137830254 gene encoding uncharacterized protein, whose translation is MGAMAPATITLFPPRFTLIAYPRNNASRIFNFRSPLRHSISAMTTPQGPSSTKTERVVIKGRVQGVFYRNWTIENATQLGLKGWVRNRKDGSVEALFSGSLDAVQEMEQRCRRGPPDALVTGFQVFPSDDDPGTGFHRKATV
- the LOC137829419 gene encoding uncharacterized protein; protein product: MVTVMRYVLRVWVSAKHMTAMVVEGNNGREVASASTVEHALRSAFEWGKGCDARAAASVGEVLAMRLRSEAPEVAVGGGVHFSVEREIKKKSVDNGDKVWTVVNALRNRGVKVFVTDDRS
- the LOC137830252 gene encoding auxin-induced protein X15-like, with the translated sequence MLRYFVGRIEKGLSLLVARRPAFSNFSEDGAPTEAPYDVMEGYFAVLAMKGKETKRFIVGLDYLSDPAFLGLLDQAQEEYGFRHQGALALPCRPQELQKILEAPKA